TCCGCACGGCTCCTCCTCGACCCCGAGCAGTTCCAGGTCGTCCAGGTCGCGGACGAGACGCTCGACAGCGGCAAGGGCACGCCGCCGCGCGGCCCGATCCTCGGCATCCCGTACGCCCCCGACCGGCTGCCCAGTGCGGACGAGGCGGGCAAGGCGAAGCGCTGGGCGGTCTGCGAGCAGCCCGGCGGCGGCGCGGGCGCCAGCGTCCAGAAGGCGACCTTCCTCTTCGCCGAGCGGGACCTGAAGCTCACCGAGGACGGCCACCGGCTCAAGGACGGCGAGGTCCTGTACGTCAGGGGGCAGACCGGCGCGGCCCAGTTCCTCGTCGACCACACCGGCACCAAGTACCCGCTGAAGACGGAGACCACCGGACTTCTCACCGCGCTCTTCGGCCTCCACGAGGAGCCGCAGCCGGTCACCGACGACTGGCTCGCCACGCTGAAGACCGGCGACCCGATCGACTTCCCGCGCATCGAGAGCGACCAGGTCGGCCGCACCACCGAGATCCCGGGCTCGACCCTGTCCGAGACCGAGAGCCGGATCGGCAACGTCCTCGTCGCGCCGACCGGCTCGGGGCCCCAGCACTACGTCGTCCTCGCCGGCAAGGTGCAGCCGGTCACGCCGTTCACCGCCTGGCTGCTCATCAACTCCCCGCAGACCAGCTCCCTCGACATGGACGGCAAGGCCACCCCCGCCAACGCCTCCGACTTCGTCCCCGACCCGACCGTCTTCCACGCCGGCGCGAACTGGCCGAAGGCGAGGTCCAAGAAGGCCAACTCCGTCGCGGGCACCGAAGCCCGCGACACCGTCTGCAGCGTCCTCACCCACGTCGGCGAACAGGGCCAGACGACCCTCACGACCTGGGCCGGTCCCCAGTACCCCGCCGACATCAGCGCGGGCGGCAGCAGCACGTACGTCACCCCCGGCACCGGCCTGCTCTACACCCAGATCCAGGGCAAGCAGAAGGCGCCCGGCGGCTCGCTGTTCCTCGTCACCGACACGGGCCTGCGCTACGCGGTCCAGGCCAACGGCGACAGTGATTCCGCCCGTTCCGAGATCGGCACCGGGGCCAAGGACAAGCCGACCGACGGGCGCCCGGAACCCAGCGACGCCCAGAAGCGTCTCGGCTACGAGAAGGTCGTGCCGGCCCGGGTCCCCATCGAATGGTCCGAGTTCCTTTCGAAGGGCCCCCGGCTCGATGCCAACAGCGCGCGTCAGCCGCAGGGTTCCTAGGGGGTGGCACCGGTGACGAAGAACCACCGCGCGACGACCCGCGGCGTGTCCCGCACGCCGTCCCCCACACCGTCCCGGATCTCGTCCCGCACGGCAGCGCTGCTGACGGCGGGCGCCCTCACCGCGCTGCTCGCGGCCCCCGGCGCGGCCTCGGCCGCGGCGGAGCCCCGTGACGCTCCCGGCGGCGGCCCGGTCCTCGACGGCAGCGGCGAGTGCACCTTCCCCATGAAGAAGCAGATCGCGGACATCCCCTGGCCGCTCCAGCGGGTCCTCCTCGACGAGCTGTGGCAGGACACCAAGGGCAAGGGCGTCCGGGTCGCGGTCATCGACACGGGCGTCGACGACGTCAACCCCCAGCTGCGGACGGCCGTCGACGTCAAGGCCGGCAAGGACTACCTCAAGCCCGACAAGGAGAACCCCGGCTTCGGCGACGAGCAGCGCGGCAAGACCGACGGCACCGTCGACCAGGTCGGCCACGGCACCAAGGTCGCCGGCATCATCGCCGCCCGCCCCCGCCAGGGCACGGGGTTCGTCGGGCTCGCGCCCGAGGCGACGATCATCCCGATCCGGCAGAACGACGAGAAGAACAGCGGCAAGTCCGACACGATGGCGCAGGCCATCAAGTGGGCCGTCGACAAGGGCGCCCACGTCATCAACATCTCGCAGGACACCACCCAGCCGCTCGGCCCCGACTCGCCGATGGCCAAGGCGGTCGCCGACGCGATCAGGAAGGACGTCGTCGTCGTCGCCTCCGCCGGCAACGACGGCATGGACGGCAGTTTCAAGAAGACCTACCCGGCCGCCTTCCCCGGCGTCCTCGCCGTCGCCTCCTCCGACCGGAACAACGAGCGCGCCGCCTTCTCCCAGGCCGGCGACTTCGTCGGGGTCGCCGCACCCGGCGTCGACGTCGTCTCCACGGTCCCCGGCGGCGGCCAGTGCGTCGACAACGGCACCAGCTTCTCCGCGCCGTACGTCGCCGGTGTCGCCGCCCTGCTCCGCGCCGAGCACAAGGACTGGAGCGCGGCCCAGATCGTCGCCCGGATCGAGCAGACGGCCGTCCGCTCGGTCGACGGACGCGACAACTACGTCGGTTGGGGTGTGGTCGACCCGGTGCGGGCGCTCGCCGACACCCCGGGGACGCCGCCCACGGCGCCCACGCCCGACCCGCGGCCGCCCAGGCCGGCGGCTCCCGAGCCGGCGGCCCTGTCGCTGTCGGAGACGCCCCAGGAGCGCTCCGAACGGCTCGCCACCTACACGTTGGGGATCGGTGTCGTCCTGGTGGCCGTGGTCGCCGGGACCGCCACCGTGATCCGCGACAGCCGACGTCGGAGGGGGGCTCGTTGACCGGCGTGTCGGTCAAGTATCCCGACCCTCCTTTGCAGTTGGAACTGCCGCCGTCAATGGCTAAAGTGACCGCTGGGCGCACGGCAGTGCGATCCCAGCACGGGGGCGGCATCAGAAGATTCCCGTCCGCATCACGACCGGATGGCCCGACGGCCCCGCCGTCGACGTCACCGAAGGAAGAAGGGGCAAGATGTCGAAAGACCTGAACGTAACCAGTGCCGAACAAGTCAAGCTCGCCGGCCGGATCCAGGACTTCTCCGACGAGCTGCAGTCCCGCATCACGTCCCTCAACAGCGTGGTGGACCGCGTTCAGGCGGGCTGGCAGGGTGCTGCGAGCAAGGAGTACGACCGGGTCCAGAACGACCTGAACCAGCGGCTGCGCAGCATGCGCCAGGAGCTCTCGAACCTCGAAGAGATGATGCGCATGAGCGCCGACGGGTTCTCGCGCGAGGAGGAGGACCGTCTGCGGTCCTTCCGCTCGATGGACACCGGCGGCGGTGCCGGCGGCGGCGGCAACCAGAGCGCCATTCTCGGCGTCTGAGCCACTCGACCAGTCCTCCGCGCCACTCTCACTCCAGGAGTCAACACCATGACCACTGCGGTCAATTACGACACCGTGACGCAGGCGGCGGCCGACACCCGCCTGACCTCCACCACCCTCACCCAGAAGCTCGACGACCTCATGGCCGAGGTCAACCGCGTCGCCAACAACTGGGAGGGTGAGGCCAAGATCGCGTACCGCGAGACCCAGGACCGCCTGACCCGCGACATGGCCGGCATGAACCAGGACCTGGCGCGCATCGCCCAGCTCCTCGACGAGTCGGTCATCGGCTACCAGGACACCGACCGGGGCAACGCCGCCCGGTTCCGCATGTGACATCCCGCGGACGTACATGAGGGGGTGGCCCGTCTCCGGACGGGCCACCCCCTCACGCGTGTCCGGGAGCTACCGCAGGTCGAACTCGCCGTCCCTGGCCCCGAGGACGAACGCGTCCCACTCGGCCTTCGTGTACCGGAGCACCGTGTCCTTGTCGAGGGACGAACGCATCGCCACCGCCCCCTCGGGCAGCCGGGCGATCTCCACGCGCTCCTCGTCCGGGCTCGTCCCGGGAGCGCCCTCCCACACGACGCCGGAGATGTCGAGCGCGTACAGCTCGTCCTTCTGACGCTGCTTCTCGGCGGCCAGAGCGGCGTCCGCGGCGCCGTCGGCCCCGGTCGTCCTCGTGTCTGCGTCGGTCATCGGCGCGTTCCCTTCGCGGTGGTACGGCGGTCCCTCCCACAGTAGTGGGACCGCCGTACCCGGTCGGCGGGAATGCCCCCGCCCGTCCGGCCCGCTCCGTCAGTGCTGTTCCGGCAGCCAGCCCAGCTGCACCAGCGGCGCGCCCCGCTTCCGCGACACGAACGTGCCCCGGCCCGGAGGCATCGGCCGCGCCCGGACGTTGCCGAGGATGTCGCCCTCCTGCGGATCGCCGGAGAGGATCACGCCCTGCGCGCCCAGCTCCTTCACGCGCTGCATGAACGGCTCGTACATCGCCCGGGAGGCGCCACCGGCGCTGCGCGCCACGATGAACCGGATGCCGACGTCCCGCGCGAACGGCAGGTTCTCCACCAGGGCCGCCAGCGGGTTCCCCGAGTTGGTCGCCACCAGCTCGAAGTCGTCGACCAGCACGTACAGTTGCGGACCCGTCCACCAGCTGCGGTCGCGCAGCTGCTGCGGTGTGATGTCGGGCTTGGGCGCCCGCTTCGTCATCACCGTGTTGATCGCCTCCATGTGCATCTGCATGGCGGAGGCCATCGGCGCGTACTCCAGGAGGTGCGAGGGCGCGACCGCCTCCAGCATCGTCCGGCGGTAGTCGCCCACCACGATCCGCGCCTGCTCCGGCGTGTAGCGCTCGCACAGCTGCTTGGCGATGAGCCGCAGCAGCGCCGTCTTGCCGGACTCGCTCTCGCCGAAGATCAGGAAGAACGGGTCGGACTCGAAGTCGACGAACACCGGCTCCAGGTTCGTCTCGTCGATGCCGATCGCGATGCCGTGCTGCGGGTACTCGAAGCCCTTCGGCAGCCGCTCCGCGGGCAGCTTGCGCGGCAGCAGCCGAACCGCCGGCGCCGGAGCCCCGGTCCAGGACGCCTGTACCGACCGTACGAAGGCAGCCGTGCCGTCCGACAGGTCGGCGCCCGAGCTCGATCCGTCGATCCGCGGCAGCGCGCCCATGAAGTGCAGCTTCTCGGGCACCTGGCCGCGGCCCGGGACACCGGGCGGCACGTTCGCCGCGACCTTGCGGTCGAACTCGGAGTCCATGACGTCACCGAGCCGCAGTTCGAGCCGGCCCAGCATCTGGTCCTTCAGCGCCGCGCGCACCTCCATGTACCGGGAGGCGGTGATCACCACGTGGATGCCGTAGCCGAGACCGCGCGCGGCGATGTCGGAGACGATCGGCTCCAGCACGTCGTAGTCGTTGCGGAAACCGCCCCAGCCGTCCACTACCAGGAAGACGTCGCCCCAGGCCTCGCCGGGCAGCTCGCCCGCGGCCCGCTTGCGCCGGTAGGTCGCGATCGAGTCGATGGAGTGCGAGCGGAAGAACTCCTCGCGCCGGTTCAGGACGCCCATCACCTCGGCGACCGTACGCCGCACCCGCTCCGGGTCCAGGCGCGACGCCACTCCGCCGACGTGCGGCAGGTCGGCGAGCGACACCATGCCGCCGCCACCGAAGTCCAGGCAGTAGAACTGCACCTCGGCCGGGGTGTGGGTGAGCGCGAACGAGGAGATGAGCGTGCGCATGATCGTCGACTTGCCGGACTGCGGACCACCCACCACCATCATGTGGCCCGCCGCACCGGAGAAGTCCCGGTACAGCACCTCGCGGCGCTGCTCGAACGGCTTGTCGATGAGGCCGAGCGGCACCGTGAGCCCGCCCTGACGCGTGTACTCGGTCGCCGTCAGCCCCCGGTCCGCGGTCTGCGCGAGCCCCGGGAGCAGCTGGTCGAGCGACGGCGCCTGGTCGAGCGGCGGCAGCCACACCTGGTGAGCGGGCACGCCCTGGCCCTCCAGCCGGCGCACGATCACGTCGAGGACGGTGTCCGCGAGCGCGTCGTCCTCCTCCGCCCGCTGCTGCGCGAGGTACGCCGGGTCCGGGGCCGCGTACACGACGGGCACCGGCGCCGCGGTGAACAGCGCGGGACGCCGCTCCACCGGCATGTGCCCGATCTCCAGCCGCGGCCCGCCCGTCCGGTAGGTGCCCGAGACGTACGCCGCCTTGAAGCGGGTCATCTCGTCCGTGCCGAACTTCAGATAGCCCGAACCCGGCACCGAGGGCAGGTGGTACGCGTCCGGCACACCGATCGCCGTACGCGACTCCGCCGCCGAGAAGGTCCGCAGACCGATCCGGTACGAGAGGTACGTGTCCAGGCCGCGCAGCTTGCCCTCCTCCAGGCGCTGCGAGGCGAGCAGCAGATGCACACCCAGGGAGCGGCCGATCCGGCCGATCTGGATGAACATGTCGATGAAGTCCGGCTTGGCGGTGAGGAGTTCGGAGAACTCGTCGATCACGAGCACCAGCGAGGCGAGCGGTTCCAGCGGGGCGCCCGCCGCGCGCGCCTTCTCGTAGTCGTGGATGTTGGCGTAGTTGCCGGCCGACCGCAGCAGCTCCTGCCGTCGCTGCAGCTCACCACGGATCGCGTCACCCATGCGGTCCACGAGCGTCAGGTCGTCCGACAGGTTGGTGATGACCGCCGCCACGTGCGGCATCTGCGACATGCCCGCGAAGGTCGCACCGCCCTTGAAGTCCGCGAGGACGAAGTTCAGCGTCTCCGAGGAGTGCGTCACCGCGAGACCGAGCACCAGCGTCCGCAGCAGCTCCGACTTTCCGGAACCCGTGGCGCCCACGCACAGACCGTGCGGGCCCATGCCCTCCTGCGCGGCCTCCTTGAGGTCGAGCATGACCGGCTGGCCGTCCTCGCCGACACCGATCGGCACCCGGAGGCGCTCGGCCACCGAACGGGGCCGCCAGGTCCGCGCCACGTCCACCGACGCCGCGTCGCCCAGGTTCAGCAGATCCGTGAAGTCCAGATTGGCGAGCAGCGGCTCGTCGTCGTCCCCGCCGCCCATCTTCAGCGGGGCCAGCTGACGGGCCAGCGCCTCCGCGGCCGGCAGCGAAATACCGTCCGGCAGACCCTCGTACGCGAAACCCCCACCCGACTCCAGCCGCAGCCGGCCCGGCCGTACGACCACCGAGAGGCCACCGCGCGGCTCGTCGAGGTCACCGGAGACGACCTCCACGATCGTCACGCCCTGCAGGCCCTCGGCCGCCGCGAGCAGCGAGTCCGGCGGCACCAGACCACCGCGGGTGGAGTCGGAGTCCAGGACCACGACCACGTGCGGCTGGTCGAGCACCGGCTGGTTCTCCCGGGAGAACCGCGGCCGGCCGTCCAGCTTCGAGCGGACCAACTGCTCCAGCTCAGCGAGGTCGTCGCCGAACAGACGCTTCGTACCCGCCCCGTCGACCTGCCCCGGCACCTGTGTGTGCGGAAGCCACTTCGTCCAGTCCCAGCGCTCCTGCGCCGGACGGGCGGCGACCACCGCGAGCATCAGGTCCTCGGGGGAGTGCAGGGTCACCAGCTGCGTCACCAGCGCCCGCGCCGCCGCCTGCGCCGACTCCGGCTCACCGGAGACCGTCACGTGGTAGAACGCCCGCATCGAGACGGCCATCGGCAGCCCGTCCAGCGTGCCGTGCACCGCGAGGAACTGCTGCATCGCACCCGCGCACAGCGGCTCCAGCTCGTCCACCGGAGCCGTGTCCGGCGCCACGAGCGGCGTCGCCAACTGCTGCGCCCCGAGCCCTATCCGCGCCTGCCCGAAGTCGTGGTCGCCGACCCGGCGTTCCCACACCCGGGAGCCCTCGGCCACGACCGACCACAACTGCTCCGGCGACGGGTGCAGATACAACTGCGCGTCCCGCTGCTTGTGGGCCGTGCGCCGGACCGTACGCCGGGTCTGCGCGAGGTATTTGAGGTAGTCGCGGCGGACATCGGACATTTGCCCCTGCGTACCGCGACGGAATCTCACGAACTGGGCGACGGCCATCGCGACCGTCGAGGCGAGCATCAGCGTGCCCATGATCCGCATGATCGGCGACGGCGTCATGAAGAAGAACACCACCGAGGAACCCATGCCGAGCATCGGCAGGAGCTGCATCAACGCCGACTCCTGCTGTCCCCGCGGGAGTTCCGGCGGAGACTCCAGGACCAGTTCCCCACCGGGCACTTCCGGCGGAAGAGACCTCGGCGGGCGTTTGACGACGATCTGGCTCACCGGCGCATCAATCCCTCGTTGGAGGCGGGCTCGTGGCGGGAGCATCCGCCCGGCACCCCTGTCGGCAGCCGGGCACACGGACTTCCCCCATGGGACGGCGATCCTACTTGCAGCCCTCACCCGCCGTCCCCGGTAGGGTGGCGCGCGCATCGTGCGCAACCGCGAATCAGGGGGTCCAGACACGTGAGTACGACCGCAGCGACCGGTTTCTGCCGCGTCACCGTCGTGGCGCCGGACAGTCGCATCGACGTCGCGCTCCCCGAGGACATCGCCGTCGCCGACGTCTACCCGGAGATCCTGCGCCTCACCGGACAGACACAGCCCGCCGGGACGCCCACGGGCTACCACCTGGTCCGCCGGGACGGATCCGTCCTCGACGGGGCCCGCACCCTCGCGGCCCAGCAGGTCCTCGACGGCGAGGTGCTCTCCCTGCGCCCGTTCGCCCAGTCCCTGCCGCCGGCCGTCTACGACGACGTGTCCGACGCCGTCGCCTCCGCCGTCACCCGTGACCGGCACCTGTGGAGCGACGAGCTGCTGCGCGGCGCCGGACTCCTCGGCGGAGTGCTGCTCCTCGTCCTGATGGGCTTCGTGCTCTGGTTCGCCGACCCGGTCCGGCACGACATGCACAGCCTGCCCGGGATCATCGCGGGCGCCGCCGGATTCCTCCTCACCGCCTTCGCGGGAGTACGCGCCCGCGTGTACGGCGACCGGGCCACCGCCGTCGCCCTCGGCCTGGGCGCGCTGCCGCTGCTGCTCATCGCCGGCTCCGGCATCGTCGGCCCCGACGCCGGCCAGGGACCCGGCCGCCTCCAGTTCCTGCTGGGCTGCGTCACCGTCCTGGTCGCCTCGGTCGCGCTCGTCGCGCTCACCCCCAGCGGCGACGCACCCTTCGTCGCCGCCACCTTCCTCGCCACCGTCGGCACCCTCGCGACCTTCGCGGCGATCCTCACCGAGTCCACCGCCACCGAGACGGCCGCCGCCTGCGCCCCCGTCGCCATCGGCCTCGTCGCCTTCCTTCCTGGTCTCTCCGCCCGCTTCGCCCGGCTCCCCATCGGCTACGCCGCCCCCCGCAGCGCCGCCGACGACGAGTTCCACGGCGACCCGCAGCAGCCGTCCGGCGACGACCACCAGCCCGTCGACGGCGAGCGCATCGCGCTCCAGGCCCGCCGCGGCCACGAGATGCTCCTCGGCCTCGTCGGCGGCTGCGCCGCGGTCGTCGTCGGCTCCGCCGCGGTCCTCGGCTTCGCCGGAAACGTCTGGGGCCAGCTCCTCGCCCTCGCCGCCGGCCTGGCGATGCTGCTGCGCGCCCGCCTCTTCCGCTACACCTCGCAGGTCGTCTGCGTCCTGGTCGCCGGCATCGCCGCCATCGCGCTGCTCGTCCTCGGCCTCTCCCTGAACCCGCCGGCGGACCTGGTCAAGGACCTCCTCATGTACGGCGACCGGGGCGGCCTCGACATCCGTACGATCTGGCTCACCGCGTCCGTCGCCGCCGGAGCCGCGCTGATCACCGCGATCGGCCTGATCATCCCGAGGAAGGGCCTCTCCCCGTTCTGGGGCCGCCTCCTCGACCTCGCCGAGGGCTTCGTCCTGCTCTCCCTGGTCCCGCTCTGCCTCGCCGTCCTCGACGTCTTCTCCACCGTCCGGTCCTTGACCAGCAAGTAGAGGTCTGCTCCGGGGGCGCTCCGGCGAGCTGGTACGCTGTGTGACGGCCGTTTGTGTACGCGCTCCCGGAATCCTCTGGAAGCTGCGCCCATCGGACCTTCGCCCGTCGAGTCACGGAAGCTTCCCCTGAGATCAAGACCAGGGGCACTCACGGGCGCACGAATACCTAGAGGAGATCCGCGTGGCTCTCGACGCCGCTGTCAAGAAGCAGATCATGACCGAGTTCGGCACCAAGGAGGGCGACACCGGCTCCCCCGAGGTCCAGGTCGCCATGCTGTCCCGTCGCATCTCGGACCTGACCGAGCACCTCAAGCAGCACAAGCACGACCACCACTCCCGTCGTGGTCTGCTCATCCTGGTCGGCCAGCGCCGCCGCCTGCTGCAGTACCTGGCCAAGAAGGACATCGCGCGCTTCCGTACGCTCGTCGACCGGCTCGGCATCCGCCGCGGTGCGGCCGGCGGCGCCAAGTAAGTCGCCGTTGAGGGAGCGGTTCCCCCTTTCAGGGGGCCGCTCCCTTTGCTGTACGTGCACAAAGTGCGCATCGGCCCGTAGGCTGGTCGCACAACCCCCATAACGACGAGCGAGGAGCCGCCGGCTCGCCGCCGGTCCTCGGTAGTGGCCCCCGGAACGAATCCCCGGGTGCTTCGATCGAAGACCGGCCAGCACCCGAGGCGCGCTTCTCCGCCACCGTCGCACACCGTCCCCGGCCACACGGGCCCCGGACGCAAAGACGAACACGTAGGAGAAACCGCTAGTGGAGAACGAGACCCACTACGCCGAGGCCGTCATCGACAACGGCGCCTTCGGTACCCGCACCATCCGCTTCGAGACCGGCCGTCTGGCCAAGCAGGCCGCCGGCTCCGCCGTCGCCTACCTGGACGACGACACGATGGTCCTTTCGGCGACCACCGCCTCGAAGCGCCCCAAGGACCAGCTCGACTTCTTCCCCCTCACGGTGGACGTCGAGGAGCGGCAGTACGCGGCCGGCAAGATCCCCGGCTCCTTCTTCCGCCGGGAGGGCCGCCCCTCCGAGGACGCGATCCTCACCTGCCGCCTGATCGACCGCCCGCTGCGCCCCTCCTTCAAGAAGGGCCTGCGCAACGAGATCCAGATCGTCGAGACGATCATGGCGCTCAACCCCGACCACCTGTACGACGTGGTCGCGATCAACGCCGCCTCGGCGTCCACGATCCTGGCGGGCCTGCCCTTCTCCGGCCCCATCGGCGCCACCCGCGTCGCCCTGATCAAGGGCCAGTGGGTCGCCTTCCCGACGCACACCGAGCTCGAGGACGCCGTCTTCGACATGGTGGTCGCCGGTCGCGTCCTGGAGGACGGCGACGTCGCGATCATGATGGTCGAGGCCGAGGCCACCGAGAAGACGATCGAGCTCGTCAAGGGCGGCGCCGAGGCGCCGACCGAGGAGGTCGTCGCCGCCGGTCTCGAGGCCGCGAAGCCCTTCATCAAGACCCTCTGCAAGGCCCAGTCGGACCTCGCCGCCAAGGCCGCCAAGCCCACCGGCGAGTTCCCGGTCTTCCTGGACTACCAGGACGACGTCCTGGAGGCGCTCACCGCCGCCGTCAAGGGTGAGCTCTCCAAGGCGCTCACCATCGCCGGCAAGCAGGAGCGCGAGGCCGAGCTCGACCGCATCAAGGAGCTCGCCGCCGAGAAGCTCCTCCCGGCCTTCGAGGGCCGCGAGAAGGAGATCTCGGGCGCCTACCGCGCGCTGACCAAGAAGCTGGTCCGCGAGCGCGTCATCAAGGACAAGGTCCGCATCGACGGCCGTGGCCTCACGGACATCCGTACGCTCGCGGCCGAGGTCGAGGCCATCCCGCGCGTGCACGGCTCGGCGCTGTTCGAGCGTGGCGAGACCCAGATCCTGGGCGTCACCACCCTCAACATGCTCCGCATGGAGCAGCAGCTGGACACCCTCTCCCCGGTGACCCGCAAGCGCTACATGCACAACTACAACTTCCCGCCGTACTCCGTCGGTGAGACCGGCCGCGTGGGCTCGCCCAAGCGCCGCGAGATCGGCCACGGCGCCCTCGCCGAGCGCGCCATCGTGCCGGTCCTGCCGACCCGCGAGGAGTTCCCCTACGCGATCCGTCAGGTGTCCGAGGCCCTCGGCTCCAACGGCTCGACGTCGATGGGCTCGGTCTGCGCCTCCACCATGTCGCTGCTGAACGCCGGTGTGCCGCTCAAGGCCGCCGTCGCCGGTATCGCCATGGGTCTGATCTCCGAGGAGATCGACGGCCAGACGCACTACGTCGCCCTCACCGACATCCTCGGTGCGGAGGACGCCTTCGGCGACATGGACTTCAAGGTCGCCGGCACGAAGCAGTTCGTGACCGCGCTCCAGCTCGACACCAAGCTCGACGGCATCCCCGCCTCGGTCCTGGCCGCCGCGCTGAAGCAGGCCCGCGACGCGCGTCTGCACATCCTCGACGTGATGAACGAGGCGATCGACGTTCCGGACGAGATGTCCCCGAACGCGCCGCGCATCATCACCGTCAAGATCCCGGTGGACAAGATCGGTGAGGTCATCGGCCCCAAGGGCAAGATGATCAACCAGATCCAGGAGGACACCGGCGCCGAGATCACGATCGAGGACGACGGCACCATCTACATCGGTGCCCAGCAGGGCTCGCAGGCCGAGGCCGCCCGCGCCACGATCAACGGCATCGCCAACCCGACCATGCCTGAGGTCGGCGAGCGCTACCTGGGTACGGTCGTCAAGACCACCACCTTCGGTGCCTTCGTCTCCCTGCTCCCGGGCAAGGACGGCCTGCTGCACATCTCGCAGATCCGCAAGCTCGCCGGTGGCAAGCGCGTGGAGAACGTCGAGGACGTGCTCGCGATCGGCTCCAAGGTCCAGGTCGAGATCGCCGAGATCGACCAGCGCGGCAAGCTGTCCCTGATCCCCGTGATCGCGGACGACGAGAACGCCGCCGCCGACGACAAGGGCGACACCGACCAGTGACGTCCCGTAGTCCCCGCGCGACGGCCCGCCCCTCCTCGGAGGGGCGGGCCGTCGCCCGTACCCAAACGCTTCTCCCGGGCAGGGACGGCATCGGCACGGTCCGTCGCACGACCCTCCCCGGCGGCCTCCGGATCGTCACCGAGACCCTTCCGTCCGTGCGCTCCGCCACCTTCGGCATCTGGGCGCACGTCGGATCCCGCGACGAGACCCCGGCGCTCAACGGCGCCACCCACTACCTGGAGCACCTCCTCTTCAAGGGCACCCACAAGCGGTCCGCCCTCGACATCTCCGCCGCGATCGACGCGGTCGGCGGCGAGATGAACGCCTTCACGGCGAAGGAGTACACCTGCTACTACGCCCGGGTCCTCGACACCGACCTGCCGCTGGCGATCGACGTCGTCTGCGACATGCTCACGGGCTCGCTCATCCTCGACGAGGACGTGGACGCCGAGCGCGGCGTCATCCTCGAAGAGATCGCGATGACCGAGGACGACCCCGGTGACGTCGTGCAC
This sequence is a window from Streptomyces sp. NBC_00691. Protein-coding genes within it:
- the eccD gene encoding type VII secretion integral membrane protein EccD produces the protein MSTTAATGFCRVTVVAPDSRIDVALPEDIAVADVYPEILRLTGQTQPAGTPTGYHLVRRDGSVLDGARTLAAQQVLDGEVLSLRPFAQSLPPAVYDDVSDAVASAVTRDRHLWSDELLRGAGLLGGVLLLVLMGFVLWFADPVRHDMHSLPGIIAGAAGFLLTAFAGVRARVYGDRATAVALGLGALPLLLIAGSGIVGPDAGQGPGRLQFLLGCVTVLVASVALVALTPSGDAPFVAATFLATVGTLATFAAILTESTATETAAACAPVAIGLVAFLPGLSARFARLPIGYAAPRSAADDEFHGDPQQPSGDDHQPVDGERIALQARRGHEMLLGLVGGCAAVVVGSAAVLGFAGNVWGQLLALAAGLAMLLRARLFRYTSQVVCVLVAGIAAIALLVLGLSLNPPADLVKDLLMYGDRGGLDIRTIWLTASVAAGAALITAIGLIIPRKGLSPFWGRLLDLAEGFVLLSLVPLCLAVLDVFSTVRSLTSK
- the rpsO gene encoding 30S ribosomal protein S15, whose protein sequence is MALDAAVKKQIMTEFGTKEGDTGSPEVQVAMLSRRISDLTEHLKQHKHDHHSRRGLLILVGQRRRLLQYLAKKDIARFRTLVDRLGIRRGAAGGAK
- a CDS encoding polyribonucleotide nucleotidyltransferase, which produces MENETHYAEAVIDNGAFGTRTIRFETGRLAKQAAGSAVAYLDDDTMVLSATTASKRPKDQLDFFPLTVDVEERQYAAGKIPGSFFRREGRPSEDAILTCRLIDRPLRPSFKKGLRNEIQIVETIMALNPDHLYDVVAINAASASTILAGLPFSGPIGATRVALIKGQWVAFPTHTELEDAVFDMVVAGRVLEDGDVAIMMVEAEATEKTIELVKGGAEAPTEEVVAAGLEAAKPFIKTLCKAQSDLAAKAAKPTGEFPVFLDYQDDVLEALTAAVKGELSKALTIAGKQEREAELDRIKELAAEKLLPAFEGREKEISGAYRALTKKLVRERVIKDKVRIDGRGLTDIRTLAAEVEAIPRVHGSALFERGETQILGVTTLNMLRMEQQLDTLSPVTRKRYMHNYNFPPYSVGETGRVGSPKRREIGHGALAERAIVPVLPTREEFPYAIRQVSEALGSNGSTSMGSVCASTMSLLNAGVPLKAAVAGIAMGLISEEIDGQTHYVALTDILGAEDAFGDMDFKVAGTKQFVTALQLDTKLDGIPASVLAAALKQARDARLHILDVMNEAIDVPDEMSPNAPRIITVKIPVDKIGEVIGPKGKMINQIQEDTGAEITIEDDGTIYIGAQQGSQAEAARATINGIANPTMPEVGERYLGTVVKTTTFGAFVSLLPGKDGLLHISQIRKLAGGKRVENVEDVLAIGSKVQVEIAEIDQRGKLSLIPVIADDENAAADDKGDTDQ